The Amycolatopsis sp. DG1A-15b genome window below encodes:
- a CDS encoding zinc-dependent metalloprotease codes for MVDWAIAAQTGALLVRGGPQVPRERAEEAVTDLRELTVEAEGHVRQLTNLGLDLPLLPGEVVDRPGWVRSAAAGLDALTGRALPQQGGPLGPILAGGAGVQTGLVLAFLASRVLGQYDPFGGPERAGTLLLVAPNVVAAEQAMDVPGHDFRLWVCLHECTHRLQFTAVKWLRDYFADEVERLVSGLAGGGTDSLSDLFGRLPEAIKQGPKLNLAELLQSPKERAVFDRLLALSTLLEGHADYVMDAVGPQVVPSVDRIRARFTARRKGGGVFDRLLRALLGVDAKIRQYEEGAKFTKHVVDAVGMDGFNAVWRSPNTLPSRAEIADPAAWVRRLHG; via the coding sequence ATGGTCGACTGGGCGATCGCCGCGCAGACCGGCGCGCTGCTGGTGCGCGGGGGCCCGCAGGTGCCGCGGGAACGGGCCGAAGAGGCCGTCACCGACCTGCGCGAGCTGACCGTCGAGGCCGAGGGGCACGTGCGGCAGCTGACGAACCTGGGACTCGACCTGCCGCTGCTGCCCGGCGAGGTCGTCGACCGTCCCGGCTGGGTGCGGTCGGCCGCGGCCGGGCTGGACGCGCTGACCGGGCGGGCGCTGCCGCAGCAGGGCGGGCCGCTCGGGCCGATCCTGGCCGGCGGTGCCGGTGTCCAGACCGGACTGGTGCTCGCCTTCCTCGCGAGCCGGGTCCTCGGCCAGTACGACCCCTTCGGCGGCCCCGAGCGCGCCGGCACGCTGCTGCTGGTGGCGCCGAACGTCGTCGCCGCCGAGCAGGCGATGGACGTGCCCGGCCACGACTTCCGGCTCTGGGTCTGCCTGCACGAGTGCACCCACCGGCTCCAGTTCACCGCGGTCAAGTGGCTGCGCGACTACTTCGCCGACGAGGTCGAGCGGCTCGTCTCCGGGCTCGCGGGCGGCGGCACCGACAGCCTGTCCGACCTGTTCGGCCGCCTGCCGGAGGCGATCAAGCAGGGCCCGAAGCTGAACCTGGCCGAGCTGCTCCAGTCACCGAAGGAACGCGCGGTGTTCGACCGGCTGCTGGCGCTCTCGACGCTCCTGGAGGGGCACGCCGACTACGTCATGGACGCCGTCGGGCCGCAGGTCGTGCCGAGCGTCGACCGGATCCGCGCGCGGTTCACCGCCCGGCGGAAGGGCGGCGGCGTCTTCGACCGGCTGTTACGCGCGCTGCTCGGCGTCGACGCGAAGATCCGTCAGTACGAAGAAGGCGCGAAGTTCACGAAGCACGTCGTGGACGCCGTCGGCATGGACGGCTTCAACGCCGTCTGGCGGTCGCCGAACACGCTGCCTTCGCGCGCCGAGATCGCCGACCCGGCGGCGTGGGTCCGGCGCCTGCACGGATGA
- the tilS gene encoding tRNA lysidine(34) synthetase TilS: MTGPAVAAVRRAVRAFLEVTEAPPEICVAVSGGADSLALAEAAAYVGHHRGHVVRALVVDHGLQEGSAKVAADAAAAAKALGADEAEVRRVDVTGPGGPEAAARKARYRALAGHGLVLLGHTLDDQAETVLLGLGRGSGPRSVAGMRPHDPPWGRPLLAVGRATTRAACAELGVEPWDDPHNAEPRFTRVRLRTEVLPLLEDVLNGGVAAALARTAAQLREDNEALDTVAEAIFTRAGGPDGLDVGVLTAEPAAVRRRVLRRWLLASDVRELTDAHLRAVDALVARWRGQGGVWLPGNLEARRAHGRLCVVSQPTTRGE; the protein is encoded by the coding sequence ATGACCGGCCCGGCGGTCGCGGCCGTCCGCCGGGCTGTGCGTGCCTTCCTGGAGGTCACCGAGGCGCCGCCCGAAATCTGCGTCGCGGTTTCCGGCGGCGCCGACTCGCTCGCGCTGGCCGAGGCGGCCGCGTACGTCGGGCACCACCGCGGGCACGTCGTCCGCGCGCTGGTCGTCGACCACGGCCTGCAGGAAGGCTCGGCGAAGGTCGCGGCCGACGCGGCCGCCGCGGCGAAGGCACTGGGCGCAGACGAAGCCGAAGTGCGCCGGGTCGACGTCACCGGCCCAGGCGGCCCGGAAGCCGCGGCGCGCAAGGCCCGCTACCGGGCGCTCGCCGGGCACGGCCTCGTGCTGCTCGGCCACACCCTCGACGACCAGGCCGAAACGGTCCTGCTCGGGCTCGGCCGCGGTTCCGGTCCGCGCAGCGTCGCCGGGATGCGGCCGCACGATCCGCCGTGGGGGCGTCCGCTGCTCGCCGTCGGCCGGGCCACCACCCGGGCGGCGTGCGCCGAGCTCGGTGTCGAGCCGTGGGACGACCCGCACAACGCCGAGCCGCGCTTCACCCGCGTCCGGCTGCGCACCGAAGTCCTGCCGCTCCTGGAGGACGTTCTCAACGGCGGGGTGGCCGCCGCACTCGCCCGCACGGCCGCGCAGCTGCGGGAGGACAACGAGGCGTTGGACACAGTGGCGGAGGCGATCTTCACCCGCGCGGGCGGCCCCGATGGGCTGGATGTGGGCGTCCTCACGGCGGAGCCCGCGGCGGTCCGGCGGCGGGTTCTCCGCAGGTGGCTGCTGGCTTCGGACGTGCGCGAACTCACGGACGCCCACCTCCGCGCGGTCGACGCGCTCGTCGCCCGGTGGCGCGGTCAGGGCGGCGTCTGGTTGCCGGGCAACTTGGAAGCGCGCCGGGCGCATGGCAGGCTCTGCGTCGTCTCCCAACCCACCACCCGAGGGGAATGA
- a CDS encoding ESX secretion-associated protein EspG — MMQEFFTPMAFDFLWESARVGELPYPLIVRSHGATGNERVSLRHRVDVELKARGIREPRGRLAPPIEDALHLLAFAPLSIDALHIPQFEAPTVGVLAAADETKGVLAVQDADGIWLRDVPPDGLVSAVIGVLPTGPRGSEASVTLPLDDALRTAPIRVPVPLPSSGEEEDRRRGRTRRTPLSERLTADPREAYGRIAGQPRLRGGQLAANSRSQVGAKQRSRVLAWFDTATGRYLSLSRAGTDGREWVTVAPADPATLRTRLGEMVSSVSDGTR, encoded by the coding sequence ATGATGCAAGAGTTCTTCACGCCAATGGCGTTCGACTTCCTCTGGGAGTCGGCGCGGGTCGGGGAGCTGCCGTACCCGCTGATCGTCCGGTCGCACGGCGCGACCGGGAACGAGCGCGTGTCGCTGCGTCACCGCGTCGACGTCGAACTCAAGGCGCGCGGCATCCGCGAACCACGCGGCAGGCTCGCGCCGCCGATCGAAGATGCCTTGCACCTGCTGGCCTTCGCCCCGCTGAGCATCGACGCGCTGCACATCCCGCAGTTCGAGGCCCCGACGGTCGGTGTCCTCGCGGCGGCCGACGAGACCAAGGGCGTGCTCGCGGTCCAGGACGCCGACGGCATCTGGCTGCGGGACGTCCCGCCGGACGGTCTCGTCTCCGCCGTCATCGGGGTGCTGCCCACCGGGCCGCGCGGCAGCGAGGCGTCGGTCACACTTCCGCTGGACGACGCCCTGCGCACCGCGCCGATCCGGGTGCCGGTGCCACTGCCGTCGTCGGGTGAGGAAGAAGACAGGCGCCGGGGCAGGACGCGCCGGACACCGCTGAGCGAACGCCTCACGGCCGACCCGCGCGAGGCCTACGGCCGCATCGCCGGCCAGCCCCGGCTGCGGGGCGGTCAGCTGGCAGCGAACAGCCGTTCGCAGGTCGGGGCCAAGCAACGGTCCCGCGTGCTGGCCTGGTTCGACACCGCAACCGGGCGCTACCTGAGCCTCTCCCGCGCAGGTACGGACGGGCGCGAGTGGGTCACGGTGGCTCCCGCGGACCCGGCCACGCTGCGCACGCGGCTGGGCGAGATGGTGAGCAGTGTGTCGGACGGCACGCGATAG
- the folE gene encoding GTP cyclohydrolase I FolE, translating to MDQKSPSDADRPVFDHDRAEKAIRELLLACGENPEREGLKDTPARVARAYKEMFAGLYTEPDSVLDRTFDESHEELVLITDIPMFSQCEHHLVPFHGVAHVGYIPNAAGKVTGLSKLARLVDLYAKRPQVQERLTSQVADAIVRKLEPRGVIVVIEAEHLCMAMRGIRKPGARTTTSAVRGQLKTSPSSRAEALDLIKARR from the coding sequence ATGGACCAGAAAAGCCCCAGTGACGCCGACCGCCCGGTCTTCGACCACGACCGGGCGGAGAAGGCGATCCGCGAGCTCCTCTTGGCGTGCGGCGAAAACCCGGAGCGGGAAGGTCTCAAGGACACGCCCGCCCGGGTCGCCCGCGCGTACAAGGAGATGTTCGCGGGGCTCTACACCGAGCCCGACTCGGTGCTGGACCGCACGTTCGACGAGTCCCACGAAGAGCTGGTGCTGATCACGGACATCCCGATGTTCAGCCAATGTGAACACCACCTGGTGCCCTTCCACGGCGTCGCGCACGTCGGGTACATCCCGAACGCCGCCGGGAAGGTCACCGGGCTGTCCAAGCTCGCCCGGCTCGTCGACCTCTACGCCAAGCGGCCCCAGGTCCAGGAGCGCCTGACCTCCCAGGTCGCCGACGCCATCGTCCGCAAGCTCGAACCCCGCGGCGTCATCGTGGTGATCGAGGCCGAGCACCTGTGCATGGCCATGCGCGGTATCCGGAAGCCCGGCGCCCGCACCACCACCTCCGCCGTCCGCGGGCAGCTGAAGACGTCACCGTCGTCGCGGGCGGAGGCGCTCGATCTCATCAAGGCGCGCCGGTGA
- a CDS encoding inorganic diphosphatase, giving the protein MEFDVTIEIPKGERNKYEVDHKTGRIKLDRTLFTATQYPADYGFIDDTLGQDGDPLDVMVLVQEPTFPGCLIRCRAIGMFRMTDEKGPDDKVIAVPSNDPRLEHLRDIHHMNEFHRLEIQHFFEVYKDLEPGKSVEGSSWVGRTEAEAEIGRSYERETDRLAKEKANGGAAH; this is encoded by the coding sequence GTGGAGTTCGACGTCACGATCGAAATCCCCAAAGGGGAGCGCAACAAGTACGAGGTCGACCACAAGACCGGCCGCATCAAGCTGGACCGGACCCTGTTCACGGCCACGCAGTACCCGGCCGACTACGGGTTCATCGACGACACCCTCGGGCAGGACGGCGACCCTCTGGATGTGATGGTGCTCGTCCAGGAGCCCACCTTCCCCGGGTGCCTGATCCGCTGCCGCGCGATCGGCATGTTCCGGATGACCGACGAGAAGGGCCCGGACGACAAGGTCATCGCCGTTCCGTCGAACGACCCGCGCCTCGAGCACCTGCGCGACATCCACCACATGAACGAGTTCCACCGCCTGGAGATCCAGCACTTCTTCGAGGTCTACAAGGACCTGGAGCCCGGCAAGAGCGTCGAAGGCTCGTCCTGGGTCGGCCGCACCGAGGCCGAGGCCGAGATCGGCCGGTCGTACGAGCGCGAGACCGACCGCCTGGCCAAGGAGAAGGCCAACGGCGGCGCGGCCCACTAG
- a CDS encoding ESX secretion-associated protein EspG — protein sequence MPNAELLTPVEVDFLWESAGLGELPYPFKIPSHGATVDERALLRRRTLEGLTARGLADGRGRPEPHVEDYFGVLAAPELSLDAIQLIAPGAQALLALAGVLGGQGLLAVQDTRGMHLQPCPADGLASAIVSLLPGGPRGTEKSITVPLEQLTSGDFLQRRGNGDERSSADEDRKALARLQAQPRLRGGQIGANARTRMGGRTRTPVLGWFDTETGRYFTQATRGHDGRDWITIAPADAATLRHRLGEMLAGAATTSAV from the coding sequence ATGCCGAACGCTGAGCTGCTCACCCCGGTCGAGGTCGACTTCCTGTGGGAGTCGGCCGGGCTGGGCGAGCTGCCGTACCCGTTCAAGATCCCTTCGCACGGCGCGACCGTCGACGAGCGGGCACTGCTGCGCCGCCGCACGTTGGAGGGGCTCACCGCGCGCGGTCTCGCCGACGGCCGCGGCCGGCCCGAGCCGCACGTCGAGGACTACTTCGGCGTGCTGGCCGCCCCCGAGCTGAGCCTGGACGCCATCCAGCTGATCGCCCCGGGCGCCCAGGCGCTGCTCGCGCTCGCCGGCGTGCTGGGCGGCCAGGGCCTGCTGGCCGTGCAGGACACCCGCGGCATGCACCTGCAGCCGTGCCCGGCCGACGGGCTCGCGAGCGCGATCGTCTCGCTGCTGCCCGGTGGCCCGCGCGGGACCGAAAAGTCGATCACGGTGCCGCTGGAGCAGCTGACCAGTGGCGATTTCCTGCAGCGCCGCGGCAACGGCGACGAGCGCTCGTCGGCCGACGAGGACCGCAAGGCGCTGGCCCGGCTGCAGGCCCAGCCGCGGCTGCGCGGCGGCCAGATCGGCGCCAACGCGCGCACCCGGATGGGCGGCCGCACCCGCACACCGGTCCTGGGCTGGTTCGACACCGAGACCGGCCGCTACTTCACCCAGGCCACCCGCGGCCACGACGGCCGGGACTGGATCACGATCGCCCCGGCCGACGCCGCCACGCTGCGCCACCGCCTCGGCGAAATGCTCGCCGGCGCCGCGACGACCAGCGCGGTCTGA
- the hpt gene encoding hypoxanthine phosphoribosyltransferase, producing the protein MYEGEIASVLVTEQQIKDKIAELSEQIAADYPANGQGELLLVGVLKGAVMFMTDFARALPLPTQLEFMAVSSYGSATSSSGVVRILKDLDRDIAGRDVLIVEDIVDSGLTLSWLLKNLASRNPASLEVVSLLRKPEAVKVDVPVKYIGFDIPNEFVVGYGLDYAERYRDLPYIGTLDPKVYSA; encoded by the coding sequence GTGTACGAGGGCGAAATCGCCTCCGTGCTCGTCACCGAGCAGCAGATCAAGGACAAGATCGCGGAGCTGTCGGAGCAGATCGCTGCCGACTATCCGGCCAACGGGCAGGGCGAACTCCTGCTGGTGGGCGTCCTGAAGGGTGCGGTCATGTTCATGACCGACTTCGCCCGTGCGCTGCCGCTGCCGACGCAGCTGGAATTCATGGCCGTCTCCTCCTACGGGTCGGCGACGTCGTCGTCCGGCGTCGTGCGCATCCTCAAGGACCTCGACCGCGACATCGCGGGCCGGGACGTCCTGATCGTCGAGGACATCGTCGACTCCGGCCTGACGCTGTCGTGGCTGCTGAAGAACCTCGCCAGCCGCAACCCCGCGTCGCTCGAGGTCGTCTCGCTGCTGCGCAAGCCGGAAGCGGTGAAGGTCGACGTGCCGGTGAAGTACATCGGCTTCGACATCCCCAACGAGTTCGTCGTCGGCTACGGCCTCGACTACGCCGAGCGGTACCGGGACCTGCCCTACATCGGCACCCTGGACCCGAAGGTCTACTCCGCGTAG
- the ftsH gene encoding ATP-dependent zinc metalloprotease FtsH gives MNRKSVLRNPLLWIVAGLLALFAYNTIFDSDRGYTQAPISVANSQITSNNVKEASLEDKEQQLKLLLAKPIDVDGQQVTQIISQYPADATRPIYDSLIAAKAGAQPIKFTTKVTQQGVLTQILIFAIPLALVLGLLMWMMNNAQGGGNRVLNFGKSKAKQLNKDMPKTTFGDVAGADEAVEELYEIKDFLQNPARYQALGAKIPKGVLLYGPPGTGKTLLARAVAGEAGVPFYTISGSDFVEMFVGVGASRVRDLFEQAKQNAPCIIFVDEIDAVGRQRGAGLGGGHDEREQTLNQLLVEMDGFDARGGIILIAATNRPDILDPALLRPGRFDRQIPVSAPDLRGRKAILEVHAKGKPIAQGTDLTSLAKRTVGMSGADLANVLNEAALLTARKNGHVIGDVELEESVDRVVGGPARKSRIISEKEKKITAYHEGGHALAAWAMPDIEPVYKLTILPRGRTGGHALLVPEDDKDLMTRSEMIGRLVFAMGGRTAEELVFHEPTTGASSDIEQATKIARAMVTEYGMSARLGAVKYGQEQGDPFLGRSAGRQADYSLEVAHEIDEEVRKLIETAHTEAWHVLNTYRDVLDELVIELLEKETLTRKDLERIFATVEKRPHITVFNEFGERTPSDKPPIKTPGELAMERGEPWPPPEKEKPVLKPEPTPVGTAQGAGDLPGGPPYPSPVDPNANPYAPPQPGAYPNGGRPYGGPNGGANGSAHWPQAYGGQPGGPAGQSGPPNYGAPPGWTPATSPGGQPGQSWRPGGEERPREHGWFADQAGNQQSEGERRDVDGPEKPQ, from the coding sequence ATGAACCGGAAGAGCGTGCTCAGGAACCCACTGCTGTGGATCGTCGCGGGGTTGCTGGCGTTGTTCGCGTACAACACGATCTTCGACAGTGATCGTGGGTACACCCAGGCACCCATCTCGGTGGCGAACTCCCAGATCACCTCGAACAACGTCAAGGAAGCCAGCCTCGAGGACAAGGAACAGCAGCTCAAGCTGCTGCTGGCCAAGCCCATCGACGTCGACGGCCAGCAGGTCACCCAGATCATTTCGCAGTACCCGGCGGACGCCACCCGCCCGATCTACGACTCGTTGATCGCGGCCAAGGCGGGCGCCCAGCCGATCAAGTTCACCACCAAGGTGACCCAGCAGGGCGTGCTGACGCAGATCCTCATCTTCGCCATCCCGCTCGCCCTCGTCCTTGGCCTGCTGATGTGGATGATGAACAACGCCCAGGGCGGCGGCAACCGCGTCCTCAACTTCGGCAAGTCCAAGGCCAAGCAGCTGAACAAGGACATGCCCAAGACGACCTTCGGGGACGTCGCGGGTGCCGACGAGGCCGTCGAAGAGCTGTACGAGATCAAGGACTTCCTGCAGAACCCGGCGCGATATCAGGCGCTCGGCGCGAAGATCCCGAAGGGCGTGCTGCTCTACGGGCCGCCAGGCACCGGTAAGACGCTGCTCGCGCGAGCCGTCGCCGGCGAGGCGGGCGTGCCGTTCTACACGATCTCCGGCTCGGACTTCGTCGAGATGTTCGTCGGTGTCGGTGCCTCGCGTGTGCGTGACCTGTTCGAACAGGCCAAGCAGAACGCGCCGTGCATCATCTTCGTCGACGAGATCGACGCGGTCGGCCGCCAGCGCGGCGCCGGCCTCGGCGGCGGGCACGACGAGCGCGAGCAGACGCTGAACCAGCTGCTCGTCGAGATGGACGGCTTCGACGCCCGCGGCGGGATCATCCTGATCGCGGCCACGAACCGGCCCGACATCCTCGACCCGGCGCTGCTGCGCCCGGGCCGGTTCGACCGGCAGATCCCGGTGTCCGCGCCCGACTTGCGCGGTCGCAAGGCGATCCTCGAGGTGCACGCCAAGGGCAAGCCGATCGCCCAGGGCACCGACCTCACCAGCCTGGCCAAGCGGACCGTCGGCATGTCCGGCGCCGACCTGGCGAACGTGCTCAACGAGGCCGCGCTGCTCACCGCCCGCAAGAACGGGCACGTGATCGGTGACGTCGAACTCGAGGAGTCGGTCGACCGCGTCGTCGGCGGCCCCGCCCGCAAGAGCCGGATCATCTCCGAGAAGGAGAAGAAGATCACGGCCTACCACGAGGGCGGGCACGCGCTCGCCGCGTGGGCGATGCCGGACATCGAGCCGGTCTACAAGCTGACGATCCTGCCGCGCGGCCGGACGGGCGGGCACGCGCTGCTCGTCCCGGAGGACGACAAGGACCTGATGACCCGCTCCGAGATGATCGGGCGGCTGGTCTTCGCGATGGGTGGCCGCACGGCGGAGGAGCTCGTCTTCCACGAGCCGACCACCGGCGCGTCGTCGGACATCGAGCAGGCGACGAAGATTGCCCGCGCGATGGTCACCGAGTACGGCATGAGCGCCCGGCTCGGCGCGGTCAAGTACGGCCAGGAACAGGGCGACCCGTTCCTCGGCCGCTCGGCCGGCCGGCAGGCGGACTACTCGCTCGAGGTGGCGCACGAGATCGACGAGGAGGTGCGCAAGCTCATCGAGACCGCGCACACCGAGGCGTGGCACGTGCTCAACACCTACCGCGACGTGCTCGACGAGCTGGTCATCGAGCTCCTGGAGAAGGAGACGCTGACCCGCAAGGACCTGGAGCGGATCTTCGCGACGGTCGAGAAGCGCCCGCACATCACCGTGTTCAACGAGTTCGGTGAGCGGACGCCGTCGGACAAGCCGCCGATCAAGACGCCGGGCGAGCTGGCGATGGAGCGCGGCGAGCCGTGGCCGCCGCCGGAGAAGGAGAAGCCGGTCCTGAAGCCGGAGCCGACCCCGGTCGGCACCGCCCAGGGCGCGGGCGACCTGCCGGGCGGTCCGCCGTACCCGTCGCCGGTCGACCCCAACGCGAACCCGTACGCCCCGCCGCAGCCGGGCGCCTACCCGAACGGCGGCCGTCCCTACGGCGGCCCGAACGGTGGCGCCAACGGCTCGGCCCACTGGCCGCAGGCCTACGGCGGCCAGCCGGGCGGTCCGGCGGGCCAGAGCGGCCCGCCGAACTACGGTGCCCCTCCGGGCTGGACGCCCGCGACCTCGCCGGGCGGTCAGCCGGGCCAGTCGTGGCGGCCCGGCGGTGAAGAACGCCCTCGTGAGCACGGCTGGTTCGCCGACCAAGCCGGCAACCAGCAGAGCGAGGGGGAGCGTCGTGACGTGGATGGACCAGAAAAGCCCCAGTGA
- the dacB gene encoding D-alanyl-D-alanine carboxypeptidase/D-alanyl-D-alanine-endopeptidase, with protein sequence MPENDQPMWPSSDEDRSSSGARETTPMSLPAPPGGSAVPKVTGSEAPKGSWFAPNVPPEPVPGLNAPVEEEPPPPPSPAKQDLADRLGSRAPKQQPAAQQAPAAQPSPAKQPPAESVEQSTQYIQVEQPEPEPAAPSSAGERTQYVEQPEPEPAAPSSAGERTQYVDQPEPEPAAPSPGGERTQYIEVKPSGPVPVVPIERHVPPGQEPKPEESQQQWREELQHWREEQQRREEQLNRETGQRREEPAAQQQPAAPWSQRLELREDRVADRPAEPGDRRPALPPEPPRGVVPSASAGSLARPQRIEPDGQRFDAEATVGIERPTQFPGVFQQQPQLRGDQPRTEQRAEPPAEPPSPPAAEAPAAAEPPKKKRRKGKLIALVVVVLLVLAGGGVAAATPKVANRLGLPWAPNAPKGEPPSPSAATRQLQGPATSGTAPTANGVKSALASAAGNSALGQLTGSVTDPVTGTVLWDHGSSTPVTPASTTKVLTSAAALLSLDQNLRLSTKIVQGADPATVILVGGGDTTLTNLPLGTDSPLYPGGAHVDDLVAQVKKAAPGVKKVQVDLTLFKGPTTAPGWAAGDAPSTYATQMSPVMADGGRINAKDNNSQRTANAGTALASSIASKLGASAGGQATAPKDAKVVGEVKSAPLTELVSDLMVLSDDVLAEAIARQVALANGEEASYAGGAKATIKVLKDHGFDVSGVALSDGSGISSLNRIPARLLTQLLAAAATQEGKNPGTAKLRPVLAGLPVAGGSGTLADGRFDTAASQAGRGWVRAKTGTLTGVNTLAGLVLDQDGRVLVFAFMSTGSDTDTGRDALDALATSLRKCGCA encoded by the coding sequence GTGCCGGAAAACGACCAGCCGATGTGGCCTTCGTCGGACGAAGACCGCTCGTCGTCCGGCGCGCGGGAGACCACTCCGATGTCCCTGCCGGCCCCGCCGGGCGGCTCCGCCGTGCCCAAGGTCACAGGCAGCGAGGCGCCGAAGGGATCGTGGTTCGCACCGAACGTGCCGCCCGAGCCGGTCCCCGGCCTCAACGCCCCGGTGGAGGAGGAGCCGCCGCCCCCGCCGTCCCCGGCCAAGCAGGACCTCGCCGACCGCCTGGGCAGCCGTGCGCCGAAGCAGCAGCCCGCGGCCCAGCAGGCTCCGGCGGCCCAGCCGTCGCCCGCGAAGCAGCCCCCGGCGGAGTCCGTCGAGCAGAGCACTCAGTACATCCAGGTCGAGCAGCCCGAGCCGGAGCCTGCCGCGCCGTCGTCGGCCGGGGAGCGCACCCAGTACGTCGAGCAGCCCGAGCCCGAGCCTGCCGCGCCGTCGTCGGCCGGGGAGCGCACCCAGTACGTCGACCAGCCCGAGCCGGAGCCTGCCGCGCCGTCGCCGGGCGGGGAGCGCACCCAGTACATCGAGGTGAAGCCGTCCGGGCCGGTGCCGGTGGTGCCGATCGAGCGCCACGTCCCGCCCGGGCAGGAGCCGAAGCCCGAGGAGTCGCAGCAGCAGTGGCGTGAAGAGCTGCAGCACTGGCGCGAGGAGCAGCAGCGCCGAGAAGAGCAGCTGAACCGCGAGACCGGACAGCGCCGCGAAGAGCCGGCGGCCCAGCAGCAGCCCGCCGCACCCTGGAGCCAGCGCCTCGAACTGCGGGAAGATCGCGTCGCCGACCGGCCGGCCGAGCCGGGTGACCGCCGTCCCGCGCTGCCGCCGGAGCCGCCGCGCGGGGTGGTGCCGTCGGCGTCCGCCGGCTCGCTCGCCCGGCCGCAGCGGATCGAACCCGACGGGCAGCGGTTCGACGCCGAGGCGACCGTCGGGATCGAGCGGCCCACCCAGTTCCCCGGTGTCTTCCAGCAGCAGCCCCAGCTCCGCGGCGACCAGCCCCGCACCGAGCAGCGGGCCGAGCCGCCCGCCGAGCCGCCGTCGCCACCCGCGGCCGAAGCGCCGGCCGCGGCGGAGCCGCCGAAGAAGAAGCGGCGCAAGGGCAAGCTGATCGCGCTCGTCGTGGTCGTCCTCCTGGTGCTCGCCGGTGGCGGGGTCGCCGCGGCGACGCCGAAGGTGGCGAACCGGCTGGGCCTGCCGTGGGCACCGAACGCGCCCAAGGGCGAACCGCCGTCACCGTCCGCAGCCACGCGTCAGCTGCAGGGGCCGGCCACGTCCGGGACGGCCCCGACCGCGAACGGCGTCAAGTCCGCGCTGGCCTCGGCGGCCGGCAACAGCGCGCTCGGGCAGCTCACCGGCAGCGTGACCGACCCGGTGACCGGGACCGTGCTGTGGGACCACGGATCGTCGACGCCGGTGACACCCGCCTCGACGACGAAGGTGCTCACGTCCGCGGCCGCGCTGCTCTCACTGGACCAGAACCTGCGGCTGTCGACCAAGATCGTGCAGGGTGCGGACCCGGCCACGGTGATCCTGGTCGGCGGCGGCGACACGACGCTCACCAACCTGCCGCTGGGCACGGACTCCCCGCTGTACCCGGGGGGCGCGCACGTCGACGACCTCGTCGCCCAGGTCAAGAAGGCGGCACCGGGCGTCAAGAAGGTGCAGGTCGACCTGACGCTGTTCAAGGGACCGACGACCGCGCCGGGCTGGGCGGCGGGCGACGCGCCGTCGACCTACGCGACGCAGATGTCCCCGGTGATGGCCGACGGCGGCCGCATCAACGCCAAGGACAACAACTCGCAGCGCACGGCGAACGCGGGCACCGCGCTGGCGTCGTCGATCGCCTCGAAGCTGGGTGCTTCGGCGGGCGGCCAGGCGACCGCGCCCAAGGACGCGAAGGTGGTCGGCGAGGTCAAGTCGGCCCCGCTGACCGAGCTGGTGTCCGACCTGATGGTGCTGTCCGACGACGTCCTCGCCGAGGCGATCGCCCGGCAGGTCGCGCTCGCGAACGGCGAAGAGGCCAGCTACGCCGGCGGCGCCAAGGCGACCATCAAGGTCCTGAAGGACCACGGCTTCGACGTCTCGGGTGTCGCGCTGTCCGACGGCAGCGGCATCTCGTCGCTGAACCGCATCCCGGCGCGGCTGCTGACCCAGCTGCTGGCGGCCGCGGCGACGCAGGAGGGCAAGAACCCGGGCACGGCGAAGCTGCGCCCGGTGCTGGCCGGCCTCCCGGTCGCCGGTGGCTCGGGCACCCTCGCCGACGGGCGGTTCGACACGGCGGCGTCGCAGGCCGGCCGCGGCTGGGTGCGGGCCAAGACCGGCACGCTCACCGGGGTCAACACCCTCGCCGGGCTGGTCCTCGACCAGGACGGCCGGGTGCTGGTGTTCGCGTTCATGTCCACCGGCTCCGACACCGACACCGGCCGGGACGCCCTCGACGCTCTCGCGACCAGCCTGCGCAAGTGCGGCTGCGCCTAG